DNA from Corynebacterium aurimucosum ATCC 700975:
CCAACGACCCTGTCCGCCTGGCTGAGGACTACGCCTTTCTCCAGCACCTCGCCGACGGACGTATCGACCTAATGCTGGGCCGCGGTAACACCGGTCCGGTCTACCCGTGGTTTGGCAAGGACATCCGCGAGGGTATCCCACTCGCGGTAGAGAATTATCACTTGCTGCGCCGCCTCTGGCGTGAGCCCGTCGTGTCCTGGCAAGGAAAGTTCCGAACCCCGGTCCAGGGATTCACCGCCACACCGGCACCGCTCGATGGTATCCCGCCCTTTGTCTGGCATGGCTCCATCCGCTCCCCACAGATTGCCGAACAGGCTGCCTATTATGGCGATGGCTTCTTCCACAACAACATCTTCTGGAACAAGGAACACACCGCGAAGATGGTGAACCTCTACCGCAACCGCTATGAATCCTACGGTCATGGTCGCGCGGATCAGGCCATCGTGGGCCTCGGCGGGCATGTTTTCATCGGGTCTACTGAGCAGGAAGCGAAGGATTTCTTCCGCCCCTACTTCGACAACGCTCCGGTCTACGGCCACGGCCCTTCCCTAGAAGAATTCACCGCTCAGACCCCGCTGACGGTAGGCACCGTAGAGCAAGTCGTGGAGCGCACGCTGCAGTTTGCTGACTGGGTAGGTGACTATCAGCGCCAGCTTTTCCTCATCGATCACGCCGGCTTGCCGCAAGAGGTGGTGTTAGAACAGATCGAAATCCTCGGCACCCAGGTGGTACCCGAGCTTCGCCGCCGCTTTGAGGAACGCCGCCCGGATCATGTACCTTCTAACCCGCCAACGCACGCCACGCTTGGATCCTATGCCCCACACGCGCTGGTCAGCCCTGGAGAGGAGAAATAAATGCGCTCACTCGTGCTTGTTACGGCTGGGCTGTCCTCGCCGTCGTCGACGCGCGCGCTTGGCGACGCCCTCTCATCCGCCACCACCACTCACGTCACTGCCCGGGGAGAGAGCGTGGACATCACCGTCGTGGAGCTACGCGAGCTCGCGGGTGAGCTGGCCGAGGCCATGACCAACTGGGTCTCGCCCACGCCTCGTCTGAACGCGGCACAGTCCGCCGTGCTGAATGCCGACGGTCTCATCGCCGTCAGCCCAGTCTTCCAAGGAAGCTACTCGGGCTTGTTCAAGATGTTCTTCGACACTTTGGAGCCGCATTCCTTGGAGGGGCTTCCTACCCTCATCGCGGCCACAGGCGGCTCCAGCCGGCACGCGCTGGTCCTGGACTATGCCCTGCGGCCGCTGCTCAATTACCTGCATGCCACGGTGGTCCCCACCGGCGTCTTCCAGGCCACGGAGGACTTTGGCACCGCGGAGGGCGCGCGCAATGAGAAGCGCATCGAGCGCGCCGCTGGGGAGTTGGCGGACCTCATGGTGCGCCCGGTCGACCGCGTCGCTGGGCTTACCGGCCCCCTCAGCGAAACGCAGGAAGCGCCGCAAGACAGTTCAGAAAACATACTGGATTCGGACCCTGCCGGATTCCGCGCACTCCTCTCCCGCCACGACGGCCAGCCGAACTAAGCAGGTATGGAGGGCTCTCGGTACTATCGTAAGGCGTAACTTATTTAACGCTTCTAAGGAGGTTTGACCCCACATGACAATTAGCGTGACCGATATCTTCTCCATCGGCATCGGCCCTTCCTCCTCTCATACCGTCGGCCCCATGCGTGCCGCCAAGGCTTTCCTCGAGACACTGGATGAACACCCTGCAAAGGTCCACGTCGTGCTGCGCGGCTCGCTCTCTGCTACCGGCCGCGGCCACGCTACGGATCGCGCCGTAATTTTGGGGCTTGCTGGTTGGGACCCGCTGTCAGTACCGCTCGACGCCGAGCCGCGTGCTGATGCCTTCATCCCCAGCGAGGGCTCCATCTCGGGCCCTGCAGGCGATGTGCAGTACAGCATCGAGTTCAACAACGAGCCGGTGCCGGAGCACCCGAACTGCCTCATTTTCACCGCTTGGGACGAAGGTGGCTCCATCCTCGCCGAGAACGCGGAATACTTCTCCGTCGGCGGCGGGTTCATCCTGTCCCGCGAGGAATTCAATGCCCAGCTTCAAACCGACTCCGGTGTACCGGCTGGTGTCGCCGCGGCAACTGCTGAGGACACCGTTCCTTATGAGTTCCAATCGGGTGAGCACCTGCTTCACCTGTGCGCGGCCAACGACATGGCCATTTGGGAGATCGTCGCCGCCAATGAGGCAGTCCTGCACCGCGAAGAAGGCGGGCTCGACTACGTCTACCAGCACCTCGACCTTGTGTGGGACATCATGCGCGAATGCGTGACCGAGGGAATTTCCACCAAGGGAATCTTGCCAGGTGGTCTCCGTGTCAACCGCCGTGCGCCGCAGATGTACCAGCAGTTGTTGGCCAAGCAGGACGACGAGTCCTGTGGCTTTTCTGCAATGGAATGGGTAAACCTCTACGCGCTCGCTGTCAACGAGCAGAATGCCGCCGGCGGCCGCGTCATTACTGCGCCGACGAATGGCGCCTGTGGCATCATCCCAGCGGTGCTCCATTATGCCCGCGACTTTATGGCGGACTTTACGCGAGCCGATGCCCGCCGCTACCTGCTCACTGCGGGTGCCGTGGGCATCATTATCAAGTCCAATGCCTCCATCTCCGGCGCCGAAGTGGGCTGCCAGGGTGAGGTAGGCTCTGCCTCCTCCATGGCGGCGGCCGGCATGGCTGAGCTGCTCGGTGCTACCCCGGAGCAGGTGGAAAACGCTGCCGAGATCGCTCTTGAGCATAACCTCGGCTTGACCTGCGACCCTGTCGGCGGGCTCGT
Protein-coding regions in this window:
- a CDS encoding LLM class flavin-dependent oxidoreductase — translated: MQFGVFSIGDVTQDPTTGRTPTEAERIRAMTEIALKAEEVGLDVFATGEHHNPPFVPSAPTTHLAYIAAQTKNLQLSTATTLITTNDPVRLAEDYAFLQHLADGRIDLMLGRGNTGPVYPWFGKDIREGIPLAVENYHLLRRLWREPVVSWQGKFRTPVQGFTATPAPLDGIPPFVWHGSIRSPQIAEQAAYYGDGFFHNNIFWNKEHTAKMVNLYRNRYESYGHGRADQAIVGLGGHVFIGSTEQEAKDFFRPYFDNAPVYGHGPSLEEFTAQTPLTVGTVEQVVERTLQFADWVGDYQRQLFLIDHAGLPQEVVLEQIEILGTQVVPELRRRFEERRPDHVPSNPPTHATLGSYAPHALVSPGEEK
- a CDS encoding FMN reductase, translated to MRSLVLVTAGLSSPSSTRALGDALSSATTTHVTARGESVDITVVELRELAGELAEAMTNWVSPTPRLNAAQSAVLNADGLIAVSPVFQGSYSGLFKMFFDTLEPHSLEGLPTLIAATGGSSRHALVLDYALRPLLNYLHATVVPTGVFQATEDFGTAEGARNEKRIERAAGELADLMVRPVDRVAGLTGPLSETQEAPQDSSENILDSDPAGFRALLSRHDGQPN
- a CDS encoding L-serine ammonia-lyase; this encodes MTISVTDIFSIGIGPSSSHTVGPMRAAKAFLETLDEHPAKVHVVLRGSLSATGRGHATDRAVILGLAGWDPLSVPLDAEPRADAFIPSEGSISGPAGDVQYSIEFNNEPVPEHPNCLIFTAWDEGGSILAENAEYFSVGGGFILSREEFNAQLQTDSGVPAGVAAATAEDTVPYEFQSGEHLLHLCAANDMAIWEIVAANEAVLHREEGGLDYVYQHLDLVWDIMRECVTEGISTKGILPGGLRVNRRAPQMYQQLLAKQDDESCGFSAMEWVNLYALAVNEQNAAGGRVITAPTNGACGIIPAVLHYARDFMADFTRADARRYLLTAGAVGIIIKSNASISGAEVGCQGEVGSASSMAAAGMAELLGATPEQVENAAEIALEHNLGLTCDPVGGLVQIPCIERNAIGAVKSINAARLARMGEGTHHVTLDNAVRTMAETGRDMLSKYKETSLGGLAKTMGFTVSQVEC